A stretch of Neisseria subflava DNA encodes these proteins:
- a CDS encoding ABC transporter ATP-binding protein yields MISVEHVSKRYLTRQGWRTVLHDINFKMEKGEKIGILGRNGAGKSTLIRLISGVEPPTTGEIKRTMSISWPLAFSGAFQGSLTGMDNLRFICRIYNVDIDYVKNFTEEFSELGQYLYEPVKRYSSGMKARLAFALSLAVEFDCYLIDEVIAVGDSRFADKCKYELFEKRKDRSIILVSHSHSAMKQYCDNAMVLEKGHMYQFEDMDKAYEYYNSLP; encoded by the coding sequence ATGATTTCAGTTGAACACGTTTCCAAACGGTATCTGACCCGCCAAGGTTGGCGGACAGTCTTGCATGACATCAACTTCAAAATGGAGAAGGGCGAGAAAATCGGTATTCTCGGTCGCAACGGTGCAGGTAAATCGACGCTTATCCGTTTGATCAGTGGCGTTGAGCCGCCAACCACGGGCGAAATCAAGCGTACGATGAGTATTTCTTGGCCTTTGGCATTCTCCGGTGCGTTTCAAGGCAGCTTGACCGGTATGGACAATTTGCGTTTCATCTGCCGGATTTACAATGTCGACATCGATTATGTGAAGAACTTTACCGAAGAGTTTTCCGAGCTGGGTCAATATCTTTACGAGCCGGTCAAGCGTTATTCTTCAGGTATGAAGGCGCGTTTGGCATTTGCTTTGTCGTTGGCGGTAGAATTTGATTGCTATCTGATTGACGAAGTGATTGCAGTTGGCGACTCGCGCTTTGCCGATAAATGTAAGTACGAGTTGTTTGAGAAGCGCAAAGACCGTTCCATCATCTTGGTGTCGCACAGCCACAGCGCCATGAAGCAATATTGCGATAATGCGATGGTGCTGGAAAAAGGGCATATGTACCAGTTTGAAGATATGGACAAAGCCTACGAATATTATAATTCGCTGCCTTAA
- a CDS encoding acyl-CoA thioesterase — protein sequence MKLTVRNYHLDGYGHVNNARYLEFLEEARWTFFQEHNLLSELKGIMLVVARVDIRYRRPSLEGDVLTFTGRLKDIGTRHIILSQTATLPNGKAAIEAEVTLMPVSSESGRSISIPPTLAHAIQNLES from the coding sequence ATGAAACTGACCGTCCGCAACTACCACCTCGACGGCTACGGCCACGTCAACAATGCGCGCTATCTCGAATTTCTCGAAGAAGCGCGCTGGACGTTTTTTCAAGAGCATAACCTTCTGTCCGAACTCAAAGGCATCATGCTCGTTGTTGCACGCGTTGACATCCGCTATCGCCGTCCGTCGCTCGAAGGCGACGTTTTGACCTTTACAGGCCGTCTGAAAGACATCGGCACACGCCACATCATCCTTAGCCAAACCGCGACTCTACCCAACGGCAAAGCCGCCATCGAAGCCGAAGTGACCCTTATGCCCGTCAGCAGCGAAAGCGGCCGCAGCATCAGCATTCCCCCAACCTTAGCACACGCCATTCAAAATCTAGAATCATGA
- a CDS encoding peroxiredoxin family protein — MKKILTLLVIATIGALLAFVLIPSNKAAPDFALPDLQGKTITNADLKDKVTLINFWFPSCPGCVSEMPKIIKTAQDYQGKNFQVLGIAQPIDPIESVHQYVKEYGLPFTVMYDADKTAAKAFGTQVYPTSVLIDKNGNILKTYVGEPNFSQLYQEIDQALAQ, encoded by the coding sequence ATGAAAAAAATACTCACACTCCTTGTCATTGCCACGATCGGCGCACTTCTTGCCTTCGTCCTTATCCCCAGCAACAAAGCCGCCCCTGATTTCGCCCTGCCCGACCTGCAAGGCAAAACCATTACCAACGCCGATTTAAAAGACAAAGTTACTCTTATCAACTTCTGGTTTCCTTCCTGCCCCGGCTGCGTGAGCGAAATGCCTAAAATCATCAAAACCGCCCAAGATTATCAAGGCAAAAACTTCCAAGTCCTCGGCATAGCCCAGCCCATTGACCCCATCGAAAGTGTCCATCAGTACGTCAAAGAATACGGCCTTCCCTTCACCGTCATGTACGATGCCGACAAAACTGCCGCAAAAGCCTTTGGTACACAGGTTTACCCTACTTCCGTCCTGATCGACAAAAACGGCAACATCCTTAAAACCTACGTTGGCGAACCCAATTTCTCCCAACTCTATCAAGAAATCGACCAAGCCCTCGCCCAATAA
- a CDS encoding Tex family protein: MNITQILSQELSATTAQINAAIELLDDGATVPFIARYRKEATGGLDDTQLRQLAERLQYLRELEERKAVVLKSIEEQGKLSDDLKAQIEAADNKTALEDLYLPYRPKRRTKAQIAREHGLQSLADVLLAEQPQDVEAAAQGYLNENVPDVKAALDGARAILMEQFAEDAELIGTLRDKLWNEAEIHAQVVEGKETEGEKFSDYFDHREPVRAMPSHRALAVLRGRNEGVLNIALKYQPDDTPITQQSEYEQIIARRFKVSDGHKWLRDTVRLTWRAKIFLSLELEIFSKLKELADVNAITVFSKNLKDLLLTAPAGRVSILGLDPGFRTGVKAALIDETGKLIDTFIFYLFNDKKSIRQLVTFIRKYKVQVIAIGNGTASRETNMLVGAVITRLTTRNIRNIAIDKNMQLSDIEWAVGEDYINYPIHKIVVSEAGASIYSASELAAREFPNLDVSLRGAVSIARRLQDPLAELVKIDPKSIGVGQYQHDVNQSQLAKSLDAVVEDCVNAVGVDVNTASAPLLARISGLNQTLAQNIVAYRDENGAFDSRKKLLKVPRLGEKTFEQAAGFLRINGGKEPLDASAVHPEAYPVVAKMLAQQGITAAELIGNRERVKQIKASDFIDERFGLPTILDILSELEKPGRDPRGEFQTASFAEGIHEISDLQVGMILEGVVSNVANFGAFVDIGVHQDGLVHISALSNKFVQNPREVVKAGDVVKVKVLEVDAARKRIALTMRLDDEPSGAAKGNRLSETRHQERRDRKPQCNERAPTNSAMADAFAKLKR; encoded by the coding sequence ATGAACATTACTCAAATTCTTTCCCAAGAACTCTCCGCCACTACCGCGCAAATCAATGCCGCCATTGAGCTTTTAGATGACGGTGCGACCGTCCCCTTTATCGCGCGTTACCGTAAAGAAGCTACGGGCGGGCTGGATGATACGCAGTTGCGCCAGCTTGCCGAGCGGCTGCAATACCTGCGCGAGTTGGAAGAGCGCAAAGCCGTTGTGTTAAAAAGCATTGAAGAGCAAGGCAAACTTTCAGACGACCTCAAAGCGCAAATCGAAGCCGCCGATAACAAAACCGCGCTGGAAGACCTGTATCTGCCCTACAGGCCCAAACGCCGCACCAAAGCGCAAATCGCGCGCGAACACGGTTTGCAGTCGCTGGCGGACGTGTTGCTTGCCGAGCAACCGCAGGACGTGGAAGCCGCCGCGCAAGGCTACCTGAACGAAAACGTCCCCGACGTCAAAGCCGCGCTGGACGGCGCGCGTGCAATTCTGATGGAGCAGTTTGCCGAAGACGCGGAACTCATCGGCACGCTGCGCGACAAGTTGTGGAACGAAGCCGAAATCCACGCGCAAGTCGTTGAAGGCAAAGAAACCGAAGGCGAAAAATTCAGCGATTATTTCGACCACCGCGAACCCGTCCGCGCCATGCCCAGCCACCGTGCGCTGGCGGTATTGCGTGGCCGCAACGAAGGCGTGTTGAACATCGCGCTCAAATACCAGCCCGACGACACGCCGATTACGCAGCAAAGCGAATACGAGCAAATCATCGCCCGCCGCTTCAAGGTTTCAGACGGCCATAAATGGCTGCGCGATACCGTGCGCCTGACTTGGCGCGCGAAAATCTTTTTGTCGTTGGAACTTGAGATATTTTCCAAACTAAAAGAATTAGCAGATGTAAATGCCATTACTGTTTTTTCTAAAAATTTAAAAGATTTATTACTTACCGCACCTGCGGGGAGAGTATCTATTTTGGGGTTAGATCCAGGGTTTAGAACAGGAGTCAAAGCTGCATTAATTGATGAAACAGGTAAGCTCATAGACACATTTATTTTCTATTTATTTAATGATAAAAAATCTATTCGACAGTTAGTCACTTTTATTAGAAAGTATAAAGTTCAAGTGATTGCTATCGGTAATGGAACAGCTAGTCGTGAAACTAATATGTTAGTTGGAGCAGTTATCACACGTTTGACAACAAGAAATATAAGAAACATAGCAATAGATAAAAATATGCAGTTATCTGATATCGAATGGGCTGTTGGAGAAGACTATATTAACTATCCAATTCACAAAATCGTCGTTTCCGAAGCTGGCGCATCGATTTATTCCGCGTCCGAACTGGCGGCACGCGAGTTCCCCAACTTGGACGTTTCCCTGCGCGGCGCAGTGTCCATTGCCCGCAGGCTGCAAGACCCGCTCGCCGAGCTGGTCAAAATCGACCCCAAATCCATCGGCGTGGGTCAGTATCAGCACGACGTGAACCAAAGCCAGCTCGCCAAATCGCTGGACGCGGTGGTCGAAGACTGCGTGAACGCCGTCGGCGTGGACGTGAACACCGCCTCCGCCCCACTCTTGGCGCGAATTTCCGGTTTGAATCAAACCCTTGCCCAAAACATCGTCGCCTACCGCGATGAAAACGGCGCGTTCGACAGCCGCAAAAAATTGCTGAAAGTACCGCGCTTGGGCGAAAAAACCTTCGAGCAGGCGGCGGGCTTTTTGCGGATTAACGGCGGCAAAGAGCCGCTGGACGCGAGCGCCGTCCACCCTGAAGCCTATCCCGTCGTCGCCAAAATGCTGGCGCAACAAGGCATTACCGCCGCCGAACTCATCGGCAACCGCGAGCGCGTGAAGCAAATCAAAGCGTCCGACTTCATTGACGAACGCTTCGGCCTGCCGACTATTTTGGACATCCTGTCAGAGCTGGAAAAGCCCGGCCGCGACCCGCGCGGCGAGTTTCAGACGGCCTCATTCGCCGAAGGCATCCACGAAATCAGCGACTTGCAAGTCGGCATGATACTTGAAGGCGTGGTCTCCAACGTCGCCAACTTCGGCGCGTTCGTGGATATCGGCGTCCATCAAGACGGTTTGGTGCACATCTCCGCCTTATCCAATAAATTCGTCCAAAACCCGCGCGAAGTGGTGAAAGCCGGCGATGTGGTGAAAGTGAAAGTGCTGGAGGTTGATGCTGCGCGTAAACGCATTGCGCTGACCATGCGACTGGATGACGAACCGAGCGGCGCAGCCAAAGGCAACAGGCTGTCTGAAACCCGACATCAAGAACGCCGCGACCGCAAACCCCAATGCAACGAGCGTGCCCCAACCAATTCGGCGATGGCAGATGCGTTTGCGAAATTGAAGCGGTAA
- the obgE gene encoding GTPase ObgE encodes MKFIDEAKIEVAAGKGGNGATSFRREKFVPRGGPDGGDGGKGGSVWAEADENTNTLVEYRFVKRYQAKNGEKGHGSDRYGAGADDIVLKMPVGTLIRDLDTDEIVADLTYHGQRVCLAKGGKGGLGNIHFKSSVNRAPKQSTPGEEGETRSLQLELKVLADVGLLGMPNAGKSTLITAVSAARPKIANYPFTTLHPNLGVVRIDENHSFVMADIPGLIEGAAEGAGLGHRFLKHLSRTGLLLHVVDLAPFDEAVNPAEEALAIINELRKYDEELYDKPRWLVLNKLDMLDDEEAQARTAAFLEAIGWDYPKPDDRFQFDMETPRLFQISALTHQGTQELVHQINQYLTEKKRIAAEAEAAEKAAAAQPQTDTSVLKAE; translated from the coding sequence ATGAAATTCATCGACGAAGCAAAAATCGAAGTCGCCGCAGGCAAAGGCGGTAATGGCGCAACCAGTTTCCGCCGCGAAAAATTCGTGCCCCGCGGCGGCCCTGACGGCGGCGACGGTGGCAAAGGCGGCAGCGTTTGGGCAGAAGCCGACGAAAACACCAACACCCTCGTCGAATACCGCTTCGTCAAACGCTACCAAGCCAAAAACGGCGAAAAAGGCCACGGCTCCGACCGCTACGGCGCAGGTGCGGACGACATCGTCCTCAAAATGCCCGTCGGCACCCTCATCCGCGACCTCGATACCGACGAAATCGTTGCCGACCTCACTTATCACGGCCAGCGCGTCTGCCTCGCCAAAGGCGGCAAAGGCGGCTTGGGCAACATCCACTTTAAATCGTCCGTCAACCGCGCGCCCAAACAATCCACGCCCGGCGAAGAAGGAGAGACCCGCTCCCTGCAACTCGAGCTTAAAGTACTCGCCGATGTCGGCTTATTAGGCATGCCCAACGCCGGCAAATCCACCCTGATTACCGCCGTATCCGCCGCACGCCCCAAAATCGCTAACTACCCCTTCACCACCCTGCATCCAAACTTGGGCGTCGTGCGCATCGACGAAAACCACAGCTTCGTCATGGCCGACATCCCCGGCCTGATTGAAGGCGCGGCAGAAGGCGCAGGCCTCGGCCACCGCTTCCTCAAGCACCTATCACGCACCGGCCTGCTGTTGCACGTCGTCGATTTGGCCCCCTTCGACGAAGCCGTCAACCCAGCAGAAGAAGCCCTCGCCATCATCAACGAATTGCGCAAATACGACGAAGAACTCTACGACAAACCGCGCTGGCTGGTGCTGAACAAACTAGACATGCTCGACGACGAAGAAGCCCAAGCACGCACCGCCGCCTTCCTCGAAGCCATCGGCTGGGATTACCCCAAACCAGACGACCGCTTCCAATTCGATATGGAAACCCCGCGCCTCTTCCAAATCAGCGCCCTGACCCACCAAGGCACGCAGGAATTGGTACACCAAATCAACCAATACCTGACTGAGAAAAAACGCATCGCCGCCGAGGCCGAAGCCGCCGAAAAAGCCGCCGCCGCGCAGCCGCAGACGGATACTTCGGTGTTGAAGGCAGAGTGA
- the cysS gene encoding cysteine--tRNA ligase has product MLNLYNTLTRQKEPFTPIDPKNVRMYVCGMTVYDYCHLGHARVMVVFDMIARWLRECGYPLTYVRNITDIDDKIIARAAENGETIGELTARFIQAMHEDADALGVLRPDIEPKATENIPQMIAMIETLIQNGKAYPAANGDVYYAVREFSAYGQLSGKSLDDLRAGERVEVDGFKRDPLDFVLWKAAKAGEPAWESPWGNGRPGWHIECSAMSENLFGDTFDIHGGGADLQFPHHENEIAQSVGASGHTCGHDHAQTHHGQSIASHVKYWLHNGFIRVDGEKMSKSLGNFFTIREVLKQYDPEVVRFFILRAHYRSPLNYSDAHLDDAKGALTRLYTTLKNTPAAEFDLSENANDYTRRFYAAMNDDFGTVEAVAVLFELAGEVNKTNDAHLAGCLKALGGIIGLLQRDPIEFLQGGAVSDGLSNEEIDDLIAQRKQARADKNWAESDRIRDLLNEHKIILEDNAGGTTWRRG; this is encoded by the coding sequence ATGCTAAACCTCTACAACACCCTTACCCGCCAAAAAGAACCCTTCACCCCCATCGATCCAAAAAACGTGCGTATGTACGTTTGCGGCATGACTGTTTACGACTATTGCCACTTGGGTCACGCCCGTGTGATGGTTGTATTCGACATGATTGCCCGCTGGCTGCGCGAGTGCGGTTATCCGCTTACTTATGTACGCAACATTACCGACATCGACGACAAAATCATTGCCCGTGCGGCTGAAAACGGCGAAACCATCGGCGAGCTGACTGCGCGTTTCATTCAGGCTATGCACGAAGATGCCGATGCTTTGGGCGTGTTGCGTCCGGATATTGAGCCAAAGGCGACGGAAAACATTCCGCAAATGATTGCCATGATTGAAACCCTGATTCAAAACGGCAAGGCATATCCTGCCGCAAACGGCGATGTTTACTACGCCGTGCGCGAGTTTTCCGCTTACGGCCAATTGTCGGGCAAATCGTTGGACGACCTGCGCGCAGGCGAGCGTGTGGAAGTGGACGGTTTCAAACGCGATCCGCTTGATTTTGTGTTGTGGAAAGCGGCGAAAGCAGGTGAACCGGCATGGGAAAGCCCTTGGGGCAACGGCCGTCCGGGTTGGCATATTGAATGCTCTGCCATGAGTGAAAACCTGTTCGGCGATACTTTCGATATTCACGGCGGCGGCGCGGATTTGCAGTTCCCGCACCACGAAAATGAAATCGCCCAAAGCGTCGGTGCCAGCGGTCATACCTGCGGCCACGACCACGCGCAAACCCACCACGGTCAAAGCATCGCCAGCCACGTCAAATACTGGCTGCACAACGGCTTCATCCGTGTGGACGGCGAAAAAATGTCCAAATCGTTGGGCAACTTTTTCACCATCCGCGAAGTGTTGAAACAATACGACCCAGAAGTCGTACGTTTCTTCATCCTGCGCGCCCACTACCGTAGCCCGTTGAATTACTCGGATGCGCATCTGGACGACGCAAAAGGTGCACTGACCCGTCTGTACACTACGTTGAAAAACACACCAGCGGCTGAGTTTGACTTATCTGAAAACGCCAACGACTACACCCGCCGTTTCTACGCCGCCATGAACGACGATTTCGGTACGGTCGAAGCGGTTGCCGTGTTGTTTGAACTGGCAGGCGAAGTGAACAAAACCAATGATGCGCACCTCGCCGGCTGCCTGAAAGCTTTGGGCGGCATCATCGGCCTGTTGCAACGTGATCCGATTGAGTTTCTGCAAGGCGGTGCTGTTTCAGACGGCCTGTCCAACGAGGAAATCGACGATTTGATCGCCCAACGCAAACAGGCACGCGCGGATAAAAACTGGGCGGAATCCGACCGCATCCGCGACCTTCTGAACGAACACAAAATCATTCTGGAAGACAATGCTGGTGGTACGACTTGGCGCCGCGGTTGA
- a CDS encoding Fic family protein, giving the protein MYSIEQFPPEIDFDSVAVLKKLASAHRYLAELKGICRSIPNQGILINTLSLQEAKDSSEIENIITTHDELFRAGISASSSSPAIKEVQNYASALHCGFDLIQKHGMLTNNHILTIQAELEKNRAGFRKQSGTMLKNDRTGETVYTPPQHMDDIICLMSRLEAFINNDNTEKPIDPLIRMALLHHQFESIHPFYDGNGRTGRIINVLYLVLTGLLDIPVLYLSRYLVRNKSEYYRLLQYVRDTGEWEDWLLYMLEAVEQTAKDGIDTVQQIHQAMLDYKHRIRENFNFYSQDLINHLFNHPYTKIDFLMKTLNVSRPSAAKYLDELTEGGFLHKEKIGRSNYYINIALMSILLPTN; this is encoded by the coding sequence ATGTACTCGATCGAACAATTCCCTCCTGAAATAGATTTCGACTCTGTTGCCGTCTTGAAAAAACTGGCTTCCGCCCATCGTTATCTAGCCGAATTAAAAGGCATCTGCCGCAGTATTCCCAACCAAGGCATTCTGATTAACACGCTGTCTTTGCAGGAAGCCAAAGACAGTTCCGAAATCGAAAATATCATTACCACTCATGACGAACTGTTCCGCGCAGGAATATCGGCAAGCTCATCTAGTCCTGCCATCAAAGAAGTACAGAATTATGCTTCAGCACTGCATTGTGGCTTCGACCTTATCCAAAAACACGGAATGCTGACCAACAATCATATTTTGACGATACAGGCCGAGTTGGAAAAGAACCGTGCCGGATTCCGTAAACAGTCGGGGACGATGCTGAAAAACGACCGTACAGGCGAAACCGTCTATACGCCGCCGCAACATATGGACGATATCATTTGCCTGATGAGCAGATTGGAAGCATTTATCAACAACGATAACACGGAAAAACCTATCGATCCGCTTATCCGTATGGCGTTGCTCCATCACCAGTTTGAAAGCATTCACCCATTTTACGATGGTAATGGCAGAACAGGCAGGATTATCAATGTGCTGTATCTAGTTTTAACCGGGTTGCTGGATATTCCCGTTTTATACCTCAGCCGCTATCTGGTACGGAACAAAAGCGAATATTACCGACTGTTACAATATGTACGCGATACGGGTGAATGGGAAGATTGGCTGTTGTATATGTTGGAAGCCGTGGAACAAACCGCCAAGGACGGCATCGATACCGTGCAGCAGATCCATCAGGCGATGCTGGACTACAAACACCGCATCAGGGAAAACTTCAACTTCTACAGCCAAGATCTGATTAACCACCTATTCAACCATCCCTACACAAAAATCGATTTCCTGATGAAAACGCTGAACGTTTCTCGCCCCAGTGCCGCAAAATATCTGGACGAACTGACAGAAGGCGGGTTCCTTCACAAAGAAAAGATAGGTAGAAGCAACTACTATATCAATATTGCGCTGATGAGTATCTTACTACCAACCAATTGA
- a CDS encoding LysR family transcriptional regulator, whose protein sequence is MDTLFSLKVFRQVVQSGSFTRAANQLDISTAMASKHVSHLENTIQAKLLHRNSRNLHLTEAGEEYYRQCSYALDTLDTAAQKAAGGVETPQGMLRVTMPLWFAGGNMSAWLAEYRQRYPKVTLDLVLDNRHIDLIAEGFDLALRVSKTPSPSLIFKPLAKIEFVLLAAPDYLARHGTPDTPEAVMQHQAILPSYTSQQDWEITHRATAEKAILHLSPVIRSDNTLMIRELIKSGAGIGYQPLWAVQQELKDGTLIQLLPDYTIWTDQLNATYVDRAFLSAKVRSFIDFLYEKISEG, encoded by the coding sequence ATGGATACCCTATTCAGCCTAAAAGTTTTCCGCCAAGTCGTTCAAAGCGGCAGTTTTACCCGTGCCGCCAATCAGCTCGACATCTCCACCGCCATGGCCAGTAAACATGTCAGCCATCTGGAAAACACCATTCAAGCCAAGCTCTTACACCGCAACAGCCGCAACCTCCATCTGACCGAAGCAGGCGAAGAATACTACCGCCAATGCAGCTACGCGCTGGATACCTTGGACACCGCCGCCCAAAAAGCGGCTGGCGGCGTCGAAACGCCGCAAGGTATGTTGCGCGTAACCATGCCACTGTGGTTTGCAGGCGGCAATATGAGCGCATGGTTGGCCGAATACCGCCAGCGTTATCCCAAAGTCACGCTCGACCTCGTCCTTGACAACCGCCATATCGACCTCATTGCCGAAGGCTTCGACCTTGCCTTGCGCGTTTCCAAAACTCCCTCCCCTTCGCTGATCTTCAAACCGCTAGCCAAAATCGAGTTCGTCCTGCTTGCCGCCCCCGACTATCTTGCCCGACACGGCACACCCGATACACCCGAAGCCGTCATGCAGCATCAAGCTATCCTGCCTTCCTATACCAGTCAACAAGACTGGGAAATTACCCACCGCGCTACCGCAGAAAAAGCCATTCTCCACCTCTCCCCGGTTATCCGTAGCGACAACACACTGATGATCCGCGAGCTGATTAAATCAGGTGCAGGCATAGGCTATCAGCCCCTTTGGGCGGTTCAGCAGGAATTGAAGGACGGCACATTGATCCAACTCCTGCCCGATTACACCATCTGGACAGACCAACTGAACGCCACTTATGTCGACAGGGCCTTTCTCAGCGCGAAAGTGCGCAGCTTCATCGACTTTCTCTATGAAAAAATATCGGAAGGATAA
- a CDS encoding nitroreductase family protein → MTYSVLQQAAETRRSIYALNNTLPLSNEEVTKIIEHAVLHTPSAFNSQSARVVVLFGEEHAKVWHFVEEALRAIVPAEQFEATAQKLNLFKAGAATVLFFEDQDVVRGLQEQFPSYAANFPIWADQANAMVQYAVWTTLAAAGIGANLQHYNPLPDAAIAKEWNLPESWLLRAQMVIGGIAAPAGEKAFQPIEGRLKVFGA, encoded by the coding sequence ATGACTTATTCTGTTTTGCAACAAGCTGCTGAAACCCGTCGTTCTATCTATGCATTGAACAACACCCTGCCTCTGTCCAATGAGGAAGTAACCAAAATCATCGAACACGCCGTTTTGCATACGCCGTCTGCTTTCAATTCGCAATCTGCCCGAGTGGTCGTATTGTTTGGCGAAGAACATGCCAAAGTGTGGCATTTTGTCGAAGAAGCGTTGCGTGCAATTGTTCCTGCCGAGCAGTTTGAAGCCACTGCACAAAAACTGAACTTGTTTAAAGCAGGCGCGGCGACAGTTTTGTTCTTTGAAGATCAAGATGTTGTCAGAGGTTTGCAAGAGCAGTTCCCATCTTATGCGGCCAACTTTCCGATCTGGGCGGATCAGGCAAATGCCATGGTTCAATATGCTGTTTGGACAACATTGGCAGCTGCCGGTATCGGCGCCAATCTGCAACACTACAATCCGCTGCCTGATGCGGCCATTGCCAAAGAATGGAACTTGCCGGAAAGCTGGTTGTTGCGTGCGCAAATGGTGATTGGCGGTATCGCGGCTCCAGCCGGCGAAAAAGCCTTCCAACCAATCGAAGGCCGTCTGAAAGTATTTGGCGCATAA
- a CDS encoding DoxX family protein, which produces MSALKSFQPVVLSVLRIVTAYLFLLHGTAKFFSFPMSMGGAPEGLMLMAGILEIVGGILLILGLLTRPTAFVLSGQMAVAYFMAHASSSNVLFPLANHGESAVLFCFVFLYLAVAGGGAWALDNVFGKDKD; this is translated from the coding sequence ATGTCAGCCCTCAAATCATTCCAACCTGTTGTATTGTCCGTCTTGCGCATTGTGACGGCGTATTTGTTTTTGCTGCATGGTACGGCCAAGTTTTTCAGTTTTCCAATGTCCATGGGCGGCGCGCCTGAAGGCTTGATGCTGATGGCCGGTATTTTGGAAATTGTCGGCGGTATCTTATTGATATTGGGCCTGCTTACCCGTCCGACCGCGTTTGTTTTGTCCGGTCAGATGGCTGTCGCCTACTTTATGGCCCACGCATCTTCTAGTAATGTTTTGTTCCCATTGGCCAACCATGGCGAATCTGCCGTTTTGTTCTGCTTCGTGTTTTTGTATCTGGCAGTAGCCGGTGGCGGAGCGTGGGCGTTGGATAACGTTTTTGGTAAAGATAAAGATTAA